The sequence below is a genomic window from Thermoflavifilum sp..
CAGCGCTTTAAGCTGTTCATAAGGTTCCGGATAGCCTGCTTTGCGCAGCAGTGTCTGGATGGCTTCGGCCACCACTACCCAGTTCTGCTGGAGGTCATCCTGAATTTTTTCTGTGTGCAATTGCAGGCGGGCCCATCCTTTTTGTATCGAAGAAAAAGCCAGCAGGGTGTGTGCGAAGGGTACGCCTAAGTTGCGCAGTACGGTGGAGTCGGTCAGGTCGCGTTGCAGCCGGGAGATGGGCAGTTTGTTGGCCAGATGATCCCAGCCGGCGTTGGCCCAGCCGAGGTTGCCTTCGGCGTTTTCGAAGTCGATGGGATTCACCTTATGCGGCATAGCCGAAGAGCCCACTTCGCCGGCGTTTACCTGTTGATGGAAATAATCGAAAGCGATGTAGAGCCACATATCGCGACAAAAATCAATCAGGATGTTATTGATGCGGCGTAGGGCGTCGCATTGGGCGGCCAGGTGGTCGTAGGGCTCAATTTGTGTGGTATAGCGGATGCGGGTCAGCCCCAGGGTGTCGCCCACAAAACGATCGGCAAAGTCTTCCCAGTTGATATCGGGGAAAGCTACATGATGGGCGTTGAAATTACCGGTGGCCCCGCCGAATTTGGCCGTGAAGGGAATAGCCTGCAGTAAACGCATCTGCCCGCGCAGCCGTTCGATGAAGACCCGAATTTCTTTACCCAGGCGGGTAGGCGATGCAGGCTGTCCGTGTGTACGCGCCAGCATGGGTATATCGGTCCAGAGCCCGGCTTTGCGTTCCAGCGCATCGATGAGCTGCTGGCAGGCAGGCCAGTATTGCTCTTCGAGAGCTTTTTTCCAGAGCAGCGGAATCGCCGTATTGTTGATATCCTGCGAAGTCAGGGCAAAATGTACCCATTCCCGGTAGGCCGACAGCCCCAGCCCGTCGAGTCGTTGTTTAACGAAATATTCCACGGCTTTCACATCATGTCGGGTGGTTTGTTCGATGTGTTTCACCTCACGGGCATCGGCTTCAGCAAATTGTTCAAATAAAGCTAATAAGGCGGGCCTGGCCGTTTCCGGAAGATCGAATATGCCCGCATCGGCCAGGGCCAGAAAATACAGTACTTCTACCTGAACACGGTAGCGTATCAACGCGTACTCGGAAAAATATTCACTTAATACAGATACCTCTTCGAAATAGCGACCATCAATAGGTGAGATGGCCGTAAGGGGAGTTAGCATATCACTCATGGCGGCCAAAATTACACGCGATTCATCAAATATTTCCAGA
It includes:
- the purB gene encoding adenylosuccinate lyase codes for the protein MSDMLTPLTAISPIDGRYFEEVSVLSEYFSEYALIRYRVQVEVLYFLALADAGIFDLPETARPALLALFEQFAEADAREVKHIEQTTRHDVKAVEYFVKQRLDGLGLSAYREWVHFALTSQDINNTAIPLLWKKALEEQYWPACQQLIDALERKAGLWTDIPMLARTHGQPASPTRLGKEIRVFIERLRGQMRLLQAIPFTAKFGGATGNFNAHHVAFPDINWEDFADRFVGDTLGLTRIRYTTQIEPYDHLAAQCDALRRINNILIDFCRDMWLYIAFDYFHQQVNAGEVGSSAMPHKVNPIDFENAEGNLGWANAGWDHLANKLPISRLQRDLTDSTVLRNLGVPFAHTLLAFSSIQKGWARLQLHTEKIQDDLQQNWVVVAEAIQTLLRKAGYPEPYEQLKALTRGQKLDQQAIHQFIDQLQIPASLKHQMKQITPWNYTGIVQ